The following are from one region of the Paracoccus sp. S3-43 genome:
- the dxs gene encoding 1-deoxy-D-xylulose-5-phosphate synthase, which translates to MTDLTKTPILDRVRLPSDLKALSDRELRQLADELRSETISAVSVTGGHLGAGLGVVELTVALHAVFDTPRDKIIWDVGHQCYPHKILTGRRDRIRTLRMGGGLAGFTKRAESAYDPFGAGHSSTSISAALGFAVARDLGGDPGDAVAVIGDGAMSAGMAFEALNNAGHLGKRLIVVLNDNEMSIAPPVGALSSYLTSLYTRAPFQDLKAAAKGAVGLLPPPFQEGARRAKEMLKGMAIGGTLFEELGFSYIGPVDGHDLDQLLPLLRTVKSRATGPVLIHAVTKKGKGYAPAENAADRGHATGKFDMVTGVQAKAKSNAPSYTAVFAKALIDEAGRDDKIVGITAAMPDGTGLKQFAERFPRRTFDVGIAEQHAVTFAAGLAAGGMKPFCAIYSTFLQRGYDQVVHDVAVQNLPVRFAIDRAGLVGQDGPTHAGAYDIAFLANLPGMVVMAAADEAELMHMVATAAAHDSGPIAFRFPRGEGTGVEMPERGQVLEIGKGRIVQQGKGVAILSFGTRLSEALKASESLAARGISPTVADARFAKPLDRDLILRLAAGHDALITLEEGAVGGFGSHVAQLLAEERVFDSGLRFRSMVLPDRFVDHDAPYAMYDSSALNAAHIEAKVLEVMGVVQLAGRTA; encoded by the coding sequence ATGACCGACCTGACCAAGACGCCGATCCTCGACCGGGTGCGGCTTCCCTCGGACCTGAAGGCGCTGAGCGACCGGGAACTGCGCCAGCTTGCCGACGAGTTGCGGTCCGAGACCATCAGCGCGGTCAGCGTCACCGGCGGGCATCTGGGCGCGGGGCTGGGCGTCGTGGAACTGACCGTGGCGCTGCACGCGGTGTTCGACACGCCGCGCGACAAGATCATCTGGGACGTGGGCCACCAGTGCTATCCCCACAAGATCCTGACCGGGCGGCGCGACCGGATCCGCACCCTGCGCATGGGCGGCGGGCTGGCGGGGTTCACCAAGCGCGCGGAAAGCGCCTATGATCCGTTCGGGGCGGGCCATTCCAGCACCTCGATTTCTGCGGCATTGGGCTTTGCCGTGGCGCGCGATCTGGGCGGCGATCCGGGCGATGCCGTGGCGGTGATCGGCGACGGCGCCATGAGCGCGGGCATGGCCTTCGAGGCGCTGAACAATGCGGGCCATCTGGGCAAGCGGCTGATCGTGGTGCTGAACGACAACGAGATGTCCATCGCCCCGCCGGTCGGCGCGCTGTCGTCATACCTGACCAGCCTTTACACCCGCGCGCCCTTTCAGGATCTGAAGGCCGCTGCCAAGGGTGCCGTGGGCCTGCTGCCGCCGCCCTTCCAGGAAGGCGCGCGCCGGGCCAAGGAAATGCTGAAGGGCATGGCGATCGGCGGCACCCTGTTCGAGGAACTGGGATTCTCCTATATCGGCCCGGTCGACGGGCACGACCTTGACCAGCTTCTGCCGCTGCTGCGCACGGTGAAATCGCGCGCCACCGGGCCGGTGCTGATCCATGCGGTGACGAAAAAGGGCAAGGGCTATGCCCCGGCCGAGAATGCCGCCGACCGGGGCCATGCGACGGGCAAGTTCGACATGGTGACGGGCGTTCAGGCCAAGGCGAAATCGAACGCCCCCAGCTATACCGCCGTTTTCGCCAAGGCGCTGATCGACGAGGCCGGGCGTGATGACAAGATCGTGGGCATCACCGCCGCCATGCCCGACGGCACGGGGCTGAAGCAGTTCGCCGAGCGTTTCCCGCGCCGGACCTTCGACGTGGGCATTGCCGAACAGCACGCGGTGACCTTCGCGGCGGGGCTGGCTGCGGGCGGAATGAAGCCCTTTTGCGCGATCTATTCGACTTTTTTGCAGCGCGGCTATGACCAGGTGGTCCATGACGTGGCGGTCCAGAACCTGCCCGTGCGCTTCGCCATCGACCGCGCCGGGTTGGTGGGGCAGGACGGGCCGACCCATGCCGGGGCCTATGACATCGCCTTTCTGGCGAACCTGCCCGGCATGGTGGTGATGGCCGCCGCCGACGAGGCCGAACTGATGCACATGGTCGCCACCGCCGCCGCCCATGACAGCGGTCCCATCGCCTTCCGCTTTCCGCGCGGCGAGGGCACCGGGGTCGAGATGCCGGAACGCGGCCAGGTGCTGGAGATCGGCAAGGGCCGCATCGTCCAGCAGGGCAAGGGCGTCGCCATCCTGTCCTTCGGCACCCGCCTGTCCGAGGCGTTGAAGGCCTCCGAATCCTTGGCGGCGCGCGGGATCAGCCCGACCGTGGCGGATGCCCGTTTCGCCAAGCCGCTGGACCGCGACCTGATCCTGCGGCTGGCGGCAGGCCATGATGCGCTGATCACGCTGGAGGAAGGGGCGGTCGGCGGCTTCGGCAGCCATGTCGCGCAATTGCTGGCCGAGGAGCGGGTCTTCGACAGCGGCCTGCGCTTCCGCTCGATGGTGCTGCCGGATCGGTTCGTCGATCACGACGCGCCGTATGCGATGTATGACAGCTCGGCCCTGAACGCCGCCCATATCGAGGCGAAGGTGCTGGAGGTGATGGGCGTGGTGCAACTGGCGGGCAGGACCGCCTGA
- a CDS encoding polyprenyl synthetase family protein, translating to MQSRLDAVKAQVQAALDRAIGALPSGDLRDAMGYACAGGKRIRAFLVMESARLHGVADAAALPVAAAVEALHAYSLVHDDLPAMDNDDLRRGLPTVHVKWSQATAILAGDALQSLAFGLLADPDIGDAATRRLVAAFAQAVGGAGMVWGQALDIAAETAARPLTLDQITELQGGKTGALIRFAAMAGPLIAHADPAPLAAYADAVGLAFQIADDILDVTGNEDVTGKRVGKDASAGKATFLSLLGLDGARAEAARLVAAADAALAPYGGAAGNLRHLARFVIERDT from the coding sequence ATGCAATCCCGACTGGACGCCGTGAAGGCGCAGGTGCAGGCCGCGCTTGACCGGGCGATCGGCGCCCTGCCTTCGGGCGACCTGCGCGACGCGATGGGTTATGCCTGCGCGGGCGGCAAGCGGATCCGGGCCTTTCTGGTCATGGAATCCGCCCGTCTGCATGGCGTTGCCGATGCCGCCGCCCTGCCGGTCGCGGCAGCGGTCGAGGCGCTGCACGCCTATTCCCTGGTCCATGACGACCTGCCCGCGATGGACAACGACGACCTGCGGCGCGGCCTGCCCACGGTGCATGTGAAATGGTCCCAGGCCACCGCGATCCTGGCGGGCGACGCGCTGCAATCGCTGGCCTTCGGGCTGCTGGCCGATCCCGACATCGGCGATGCCGCCACGCGCCGCCTGGTCGCGGCCTTCGCGCAGGCGGTCGGCGGGGCGGGGATGGTCTGGGGGCAGGCCCTGGATATTGCCGCCGAAACGGCGGCGCGGCCGCTGACGCTGGACCAGATCACCGAATTGCAGGGCGGCAAGACCGGCGCGCTGATCCGCTTTGCCGCTATGGCCGGGCCGCTGATCGCCCATGCCGATCCCGCGCCGCTGGCGGCCTATGCCGATGCGGTGGGGCTGGCCTTCCAGATCGCCGACGACATCCTGGACGTGACCGGCAACGAAGATGTGACCGGCAAGCGCGTCGGCAAGGACGCCTCGGCTGGCAAGGCCACATTCCTGTCCCTGCTGGGCCTGGACGGCGCGCGGGCCGAGGCGGCGCGGCTGGTCGCCGCCGCCGACGCCGCGCTGGCGCCCTATGGCGGGGCCGCCGGGAACTTGCGCCACTTGGCGCGTTTCGTTATCGAACGCGACACCTGA
- a CDS encoding exodeoxyribonuclease VII small subunit — MNDIATMSFEEAMKELEATVGKLETGDATLDDSIRLYERGAALRAHCEKRLREAEDRVEKITLAANGQPTGTEPAEGL; from the coding sequence ATGAACGACATCGCGACCATGAGCTTCGAGGAAGCCATGAAGGAGCTGGAGGCCACGGTCGGCAAGCTGGAAACCGGCGACGCGACGCTGGACGATTCGATCCGCCTTTACGAACGCGGCGCCGCGTTGCGCGCCCATTGCGAGAAACGCCTGCGCGAGGCCGAGGACCGGGTGGAAAAGATCACCCTTGCCGCCAATGGCCAGCCCACGGGGACGGAACCGGCCGAGGGGCTGTGA
- a CDS encoding histone deacetylase family protein → MTTALFTHPDAERHITPPGHPEQVARHAAVSDALADLPLDRREAPRADEAEILRCHPQTYLDRIRAAVPDEGWRMLDADTHLSPGSLDAALRAAGGAVAAVDAVLAGDAANAFVAMRPPGHHAEREKPMGFCILGNAAIAARRALDHHRLDRVAVLDFDVHHGNGTQDLLWDEPRAFFASTHQMPLYPGTGAAAERGAHRQMVNLPLRPGSDGAAGQAAWRDILARASDFGPQLVIVSAGFDSHAADPLAQLEWGDHDFAAITRMICDMAADLSAPVVSCLEGGYDLAALGRSVRAHVEVLLEAGT, encoded by the coding sequence ATGACAACCGCCCTGTTCACCCATCCCGACGCCGAGCGCCACATCACCCCGCCCGGCCATCCCGAACAGGTGGCCCGCCACGCCGCGGTGAGCGACGCGCTTGCCGACCTGCCCCTGGACCGGCGCGAGGCGCCCCGCGCCGATGAGGCCGAGATCCTGCGCTGCCACCCGCAGACCTATCTGGACCGCATCCGCGCCGCCGTCCCGGACGAGGGCTGGCGGATGCTGGACGCCGACACGCATCTGTCGCCGGGCAGCCTGGATGCCGCCCTGCGCGCGGCGGGGGGCGCGGTCGCGGCGGTGGACGCGGTGCTGGCGGGGGATGCGGCGAATGCCTTCGTCGCCATGCGCCCGCCCGGCCATCACGCCGAACGCGAAAAGCCGATGGGCTTCTGCATCCTCGGCAATGCCGCCATCGCGGCCAGACGGGCGCTCGACCATCACCGGCTGGACCGGGTGGCGGTGCTGGATTTCGACGTGCATCACGGCAACGGCACGCAGGATCTGCTGTGGGACGAGCCCCGCGCCTTCTTTGCGTCCACCCACCAGATGCCACTTTATCCGGGCACCGGGGCGGCGGCGGAACGTGGCGCGCATAGGCAGATGGTGAACCTGCCGCTGCGGCCCGGCTCGGACGGCGCGGCGGGGCAGGCGGCCTGGCGCGACATCCTGGCCCGCGCCTCGGACTTCGGGCCGCAACTGGTGATCGTCTCGGCCGGGTTCGACTCCCATGCCGCCGATCCCTTGGCGCAGCTTGAATGGGGCGATCATGATTTCGCCGCCATCACCCGGATGATCTGCGATATGGCGGCGGATCTGTCGGCCCCGGTGGTATCCTGCCTGGAAGGTGGCTATGATCTGGCCGCTTTGGGCCGGTCCGTCCGCGCCCATGTCGAAGTGCTGCTGGAGGCCGGAACATGA
- a CDS encoding MFS transporter, with the protein MTQQPPPSRPSALAPFRHRDFRLLWSATLVSNFGGLVQAVGAAWLMTQLTDSATLIALVQASNTLPIMLLALASGALADIFDRKAILLFAQCFMGVVSVLLAVVAWQGWLTPWLLLAFTFLIGAGQALYNPPWQASMGDLVPRADLPAAVTLNSVGFNLMRSVGPAAGGFIVAAFGAAAAFAVNALSYIPLLGALLRWRPTIAPRTAPPEAFLPAVAAGLRYVFLSPNLMKVILRGALFGFAAVSILALLPLVAKAHPEGGSMLFGGLLGCYGIGAIAGAALNPRIRARFDNENIVRMAFAGFALSAVVLGQTQNVWLHALALLPAGASWVLALSLFNVTVQLSTPRWVVARALALYQTATFGGMAAGSWAWGAVAGAHGLGEALTAAGIVLLAGAVIGFWFKAPDFGTADLEPLNRFREPALRLDLRGRSGPIMVMVDYRIAQKDTTEFLRLMQLRRGVRRRDGARNWALLRDLEHPDLWSESYHLATWDEYVRHNLRRTRSEAEITVALRALHQGEGDPLVHRMIERHSVGPEDDLPLIGKMEV; encoded by the coding sequence GTGACCCAGCAGCCGCCGCCCTCCCGTCCCTCTGCCCTTGCCCCGTTCCGCCACCGCGACTTCCGCCTGTTATGGAGCGCGACGCTGGTCTCGAACTTCGGCGGGCTGGTCCAGGCCGTGGGCGCGGCCTGGTTGATGACGCAACTGACCGACAGCGCCACGCTGATCGCCCTGGTGCAGGCGTCGAACACCCTGCCGATCATGCTGCTGGCGCTGGCCTCGGGCGCGCTGGCCGACATCTTCGACCGCAAGGCGATCCTGCTGTTCGCGCAATGCTTCATGGGCGTGGTGTCGGTCCTGCTGGCGGTCGTCGCCTGGCAGGGCTGGCTGACGCCCTGGCTGCTGCTGGCCTTCACCTTCCTGATCGGGGCGGGGCAGGCGCTCTATAACCCGCCCTGGCAGGCCAGCATGGGCGATCTGGTGCCACGCGCGGACCTGCCCGCCGCCGTCACGCTGAACTCGGTCGGCTTCAACCTGATGCGCAGCGTCGGGCCTGCCGCCGGGGGCTTCATCGTCGCCGCCTTCGGCGCGGCGGCGGCCTTCGCGGTCAACGCGCTCAGCTATATCCCGCTTCTGGGCGCGCTGCTGCGCTGGCGCCCGACCATCGCCCCGCGCACCGCCCCGCCCGAGGCGTTCCTGCCCGCCGTCGCCGCCGGGCTGCGCTATGTCTTTCTGTCGCCGAACCTGATGAAGGTGATCCTGCGCGGCGCGCTGTTTGGCTTTGCCGCCGTGTCGATCCTGGCGCTGCTGCCCCTGGTCGCCAAGGCCCACCCCGAGGGCGGGTCGATGCTGTTCGGCGGGCTGCTGGGCTGCTACGGCATCGGCGCCATCGCGGGTGCGGCGCTGAACCCGCGCATCCGGGCGCGTTTCGACAATGAAAACATCGTGCGCATGGCCTTTGCGGGTTTCGCCCTGTCCGCCGTCGTGCTGGGCCAGACCCAGAATGTCTGGCTGCACGCCTTGGCGCTGCTGCCTGCTGGGGCCTCCTGGGTGCTGGCCCTGTCGCTGTTCAATGTGACGGTGCAGCTTTCGACGCCTCGCTGGGTCGTGGCCCGCGCGCTGGCGCTGTATCAGACGGCGACCTTCGGCGGCATGGCGGCGGGATCCTGGGCCTGGGGCGCCGTCGCGGGCGCGCATGGCCTGGGCGAGGCGCTGACGGCGGCAGGCATCGTGCTGCTGGCGGGGGCGGTGATCGGGTTCTGGTTCAAGGCGCCCGATTTCGGCACGGCCGATCTGGAACCCCTCAACCGGTTCCGCGAACCGGCGCTGCGGCTGGATCTGCGGGGCCGGTCGGGGCCGATCATGGTGATGGTCGATTACCGGATCGCGCAGAAGGATACGACCGAATTCCTGCGCCTGATGCAGCTTCGCCGGGGCGTGCGCCGCCGCGACGGGGCGCGCAACTGGGCGCTGCTGCGCGATCTGGAACATCCCGACCTGTGGTCGGAAAGCTATCACCTCGCCACCTGGGACGAATATGTCCGCCACAACCTGCGCCGCACCAGGTCGGAGGCCGAAATCACCGTCGCCCTGCGCGCCCTGCACCAGGGCGAGGGCGATCCGCTGGTTCACCGCATGATCGAACGCCACAGCGTCGGACCCGAGGACGACCTGCCCCTGATCGGCAAGATGGAGGTCTGA
- a CDS encoding L,D-transpeptidase codes for MRLVTLFTAVALGLAACGSSQPVTLANPTVPPTYQARTDTGPNGEPIQIPAVRAAYLNERNQRQQVAYNGPEAPGTIVVDPYARVLYHVQPGGQAMRYGVAVGRAGTGYAGTATVARKAAWPSWRPTDNMIRTQPDLYAQFSGGLSGGMHNPLGSRALYLYEGGRDTYYRIHGTMDPSSIGKATSAGCIRLFNQDIIDLFAQVSTGTTVHVRSQAESIRYEGPMTETPEGYVVPAGQAPTATASPAPATAQVTDPYAVTTIATPYGAPVTTVSPVESAVR; via the coding sequence ATGCGTCTTGTGACCCTGTTCACGGCGGTTGCCCTGGGGCTTGCCGCATGTGGAAGCAGCCAGCCGGTCACGCTGGCCAATCCCACGGTGCCCCCGACCTATCAGGCGCGGACCGATACCGGCCCGAACGGAGAGCCGATCCAGATTCCCGCCGTCCGCGCCGCCTATCTGAACGAACGCAACCAGCGCCAGCAGGTCGCCTATAACGGACCGGAAGCGCCGGGCACCATCGTCGTCGATCCCTATGCCCGCGTGCTGTACCACGTGCAGCCGGGCGGCCAGGCGATGCGCTATGGCGTGGCCGTGGGCCGGGCGGGCACGGGCTATGCGGGGACCGCGACCGTGGCGCGCAAGGCGGCCTGGCCAAGCTGGCGCCCGACCGACAACATGATCCGCACCCAGCCGGACCTTTACGCGCAGTTCTCGGGCGGGCTGTCGGGCGGGATGCACAACCCGCTGGGGTCGCGGGCGCTGTATCTCTACGAAGGCGGGCGCGACACCTATTACCGCATCCACGGCACGATGGACCCGTCGTCCATCGGCAAGGCGACCTCGGCCGGCTGCATCCGGCTGTTCAACCAGGACATCATCGACCTGTTTGCGCAGGTCAGCACCGGCACCACGGTCCATGTCCGCAGCCAGGCGGAAAGCATCCGCTATGAAGGGCCGATGACCGAAACGCCCGAGGGTTATGTGGTGCCCGCCGGACAGGCGCCGACGGCCACGGCGTCCCCGGCCCCGGCCACCGCGCAGGTGACCGATCCCTATGCGGTCACGACCATCGCCACGCCCTACGGCGCGCCGGTCACGACCGTCTCGCCGGTGGAAAGCGCGGTCCGGTAA
- a CDS encoding lytic transglycosylase domain-containing protein: protein MTGPIALCRRAVGRMGRAAAALAVLALPAQAFPAVDALAGRPPVRQSETLRCTDDGRDCVRLDHYAADVCKLIERNAAERGLDPNFLARLLWKESRFEPGAISPVGALGIAQFMPGTADLYDLHDPFNPAQAIHKSAWYLRHLTDMFGNIGLAAVAYNGGENRAARFIGKTGGLPYETQDYVAAITGFEALRWRDNPPPAGELKLALHPDMAFRPACEKLAGERRLREFMVQPKVFPWGVIVASHPNQSGAISQVARLNRSLRPILGDKQVGYVRKQLTGMPRAVYTAQIGWDSRREAAAFCNRFKQLGGRCIVLRN, encoded by the coding sequence ATGACGGGACCGATCGCCCTTTGCCGCCGCGCGGTCGGCCGGATGGGACGGGCCGCCGCCGCCCTGGCGGTGCTGGCGCTGCCCGCGCAGGCCTTTCCCGCCGTGGACGCCCTGGCCGGGCGCCCGCCCGTCCGCCAGTCGGAAACGCTGCGCTGCACCGATGACGGGCGCGACTGCGTGCGGCTGGACCACTATGCCGCCGATGTCTGCAAGCTGATCGAGCGGAATGCGGCGGAACGCGGGCTGGATCCGAATTTCCTGGCCCGGCTGCTGTGGAAGGAAAGCCGCTTCGAGCCGGGCGCGATCAGCCCCGTGGGCGCGCTTGGCATCGCGCAGTTCATGCCTGGGACCGCCGATCTCTACGACCTGCACGACCCGTTCAACCCCGCCCAGGCGATCCACAAATCCGCCTGGTATCTGCGCCACCTGACCGACATGTTCGGCAATATCGGCCTGGCCGCCGTCGCCTATAACGGCGGGGAAAACCGCGCCGCCCGCTTCATCGGCAAGACCGGCGGGCTGCCCTATGAAACCCAGGATTACGTCGCCGCGATCACCGGGTTCGAGGCGCTGCGCTGGCGCGACAACCCGCCCCCGGCGGGCGAATTGAAGCTGGCCCTGCACCCCGACATGGCGTTCCGCCCCGCCTGTGAAAAGCTGGCGGGCGAACGCCGCCTGCGCGAATTCATGGTCCAGCCCAAGGTCTTTCCCTGGGGCGTGATCGTGGCCAGCCATCCCAACCAGTCGGGCGCCATCAGCCAGGTCGCCCGCCTGAACCGCAGCCTGCGCCCGATCCTGGGCGACAAGCAGGTGGGCTATGTCAGGAAGCAACTGACGGGGATGCCGCGCGCCGTCTATACCGCCCAGATCGGCTGGGACAGCCGGCGCGAGGCCGCGGCCTTCTGCAACCGGTTCAAGCAGTTGGGCGGGCGGTGCATCGTGTTGAGGAACTGA
- a CDS encoding NAD(P)H-binding protein — MRLFVLGASGGVGSSLLQQAVARGHRITAQTRGAARLTETEGVDVIVGSPTDEAFLRGHVAGHDAVVLCTGIDRMGKTTLFSDTAKAVVAAMTAAGVRRLVAVTGIGAGDSRGHGGWLYNRVIFPLFTRDRYADKDRQEAIIEASGLDWTIVRPAPFAAREGSGPLQIHTDIPGGLQLRSITRAEVARFILDSLEQASFIREKPFIGHS; from the coding sequence ATGCGATTGTTCGTTCTGGGCGCGTCGGGCGGGGTGGGATCGTCCCTGTTGCAGCAAGCCGTCGCGCGGGGGCACCGGATCACCGCGCAGACCCGTGGCGCCGCAAGGCTGACCGAAACCGAGGGCGTCGACGTCATCGTCGGTTCGCCGACGGACGAGGCATTCCTGCGCGGCCATGTCGCCGGCCACGATGCCGTGGTGCTGTGCACCGGCATCGACAGGATGGGCAAGACCACCCTGTTCTCGGATACCGCCAAGGCGGTCGTGGCGGCGATGACGGCGGCCGGGGTGCGGCGCCTGGTGGCGGTGACGGGGATCGGCGCCGGGGACAGCCGGGGCCATGGCGGCTGGCTCTACAACCGCGTCATCTTTCCGCTGTTTACCCGCGACCGCTATGCCGACAAGGATCGACAAGAGGCGATCATCGAAGCAAGCGGCCTGGACTGGACCATCGTCAGGCCCGCGCCCTTTGCCGCTAGGGAAGGATCGGGGCCGTTGCAGATCCACACCGATATTCCAGGGGGGCTTCAACTGCGCTCGATCACCCGTGCCGAGGTCGCGCGGTTCATCCTCGACAGCCTCGAACAGGCCAGCTTCATCCGCGAGAAGCCGTTCATCGGGCATTCCTGA
- a CDS encoding primosomal protein N' produces the protein MKSPHAFFAARDRIAVLTVEPVGVLDYLAPEDGVAQGQLVLVPLGPRRVLGLAMGPGTGDFDLAKLRPVARVLDADPFDARFLEFLTRAAEYTLTPLPLMLRMATRAPDLDQPPAARRVIVPGGAAPSRMTEARERVMQVVADHGGASFAASELAQLAGVGTAVVKGLVAAGTLAEIQAPRDLPYPRLDPSRHGKPLDADQQAAADALRAALGSGGYGTTLLRGVTGSGKTEVYLEAVAECLSRGRQVLVLLPEIALSAEFLDRVEARFGARPGEWHSGITRTERRRLWHMAGRGQVGLVVGARSALFLPFRDLGLIVVDEEHDSSYKQEDVVYYSARDMAVLRASINGAQVVLASATPSLESWANAASGKYRRLDLRSRYGAAELPDMAAIDLRAEEMASNRWISPTLAAAVESRIVRGEQSLLFLNRRGFAPVTVCRACGEQIACHQCDARMVEHRFQNRLVCHQCGETRPIPIACPSCGVEGKLVPIGPGVERIAEEVAARFPDAKATVLSSDLFQSARALKDTIAEIANGDTQIIIGTQIVAKGHNFPRLTLVGVIDADLGLQGADLRAAERSFQLMRQVAGRAGRVSGAAPGVALLQTHQPDHPVIRAILSGEDEAFWNAEAAARQATGMPPFGRLAGIILSHPDLGVVSDFARHLAAHAAPLEQAGAQLWGPAPAPIARIRGRNRMRMLVHAPRQAPVQAAIAAWLAPHRPPTNLRLAVDIDPQSFL, from the coding sequence ATGAAAAGCCCCCACGCCTTTTTCGCCGCGCGCGACCGCATCGCCGTCCTGACGGTCGAGCCGGTGGGCGTGCTGGATTACCTCGCGCCCGAGGACGGGGTGGCGCAGGGGCAGCTGGTGCTGGTGCCGCTGGGACCGCGCCGGGTGCTGGGCCTTGCCATGGGGCCGGGGACGGGCGATTTCGACCTGGCCAAGCTGCGCCCGGTTGCGCGGGTGCTGGATGCCGATCCCTTCGACGCGCGGTTCCTGGAGTTTCTGACCCGCGCCGCCGAATACACGCTGACGCCGCTGCCGCTGATGCTGCGCATGGCGACCCGCGCGCCGGATCTGGACCAGCCGCCCGCCGCGCGGCGGGTGATCGTGCCGGGGGGCGCGGCGCCGTCGCGCATGACCGAGGCGCGAGAGCGCGTGATGCAGGTCGTGGCCGATCACGGCGGGGCCAGCTTTGCGGCCTCGGAACTGGCGCAGCTTGCGGGCGTCGGCACGGCGGTGGTCAAGGGCCTGGTCGCGGCGGGCACGCTGGCCGAGATCCAGGCGCCCCGCGACCTGCCCTATCCGCGCCTTGACCCGTCCCGGCACGGCAAGCCGCTGGATGCCGACCAGCAGGCGGCGGCGGACGCCCTGCGCGCGGCCCTCGGGTCGGGCGGATATGGCACCACCCTGCTGCGCGGCGTCACCGGGTCGGGCAAGACCGAGGTCTATCTGGAAGCCGTCGCCGAATGCCTCTCGCGTGGCCGTCAGGTGCTGGTCCTGCTGCCGGAAATCGCGCTCTCGGCCGAATTCCTGGACCGGGTCGAGGCCCGCTTCGGCGCCCGCCCCGGCGAATGGCACAGCGGCATCACCCGCACGGAACGCCGCCGGTTGTGGCACATGGCCGGTCGCGGACAGGTCGGGCTGGTCGTCGGCGCAAGATCGGCGCTGTTCCTGCCCTTCCGCGACCTGGGCCTGATCGTCGTCGATGAGGAACACGACTCCAGCTACAAGCAGGAGGATGTGGTCTATTACAGCGCCCGCGACATGGCGGTGCTGCGGGCGTCGATCAACGGGGCGCAGGTGGTGCTGGCCTCGGCCACGCCGTCCCTGGAAAGCTGGGCGAACGCGGCCAGCGGCAAATACCGGCGGCTGGATCTGCGGTCACGCTATGGCGCCGCCGAACTGCCCGACATGGCCGCCATCGACCTGCGGGCCGAGGAGATGGCCTCGAACCGCTGGATCTCGCCCACGCTGGCGGCGGCGGTCGAATCGCGGATCGTCCGGGGCGAACAGTCGCTGCTGTTCCTGAACCGACGCGGATTCGCGCCGGTGACGGTCTGCCGGGCCTGCGGCGAACAGATCGCCTGCCACCAATGCGACGCGCGGATGGTCGAACACCGCTTCCAGAACCGCCTGGTCTGCCATCAATGCGGCGAGACGCGCCCGATCCCCATCGCCTGCCCCTCTTGCGGGGTCGAGGGCAAGCTGGTCCCCATCGGTCCCGGCGTCGAACGCATCGCCGAGGAGGTCGCGGCCCGGTTCCCCGATGCCAAGGCCACCGTCCTGTCCTCTGACCTGTTCCAGTCCGCCCGCGCGCTGAAGGACACCATCGCCGAGATCGCGAATGGCGACACGCAGATCATCATCGGCACGCAGATCGTCGCCAAGGGCCACAACTTTCCGCGCCTGACGCTGGTCGGGGTGATCGACGCCGACCTGGGCCTGCAAGGCGCCGACCTGCGCGCCGCCGAGCGCAGCTTCCAGCTGATGCGGCAGGTGGCGGGCCGGGCCGGGCGGGTGTCCGGCGCGGCGCCGGGCGTGGCGCTGCTGCAAACCCACCAGCCCGATCACCCGGTGATCCGCGCGATCCTGTCGGGCGAGGACGAGGCCTTCTGGAACGCCGAGGCCGCCGCCCGCCAGGCCACCGGAATGCCGCCCTTTGGCCGTCTGGCGGGGATCATCCTGTCCCATCCCGACCTGGGCGTGGTCAGCGACTTCGCCCGCCACCTGGCCGCCCATGCCGCGCCGCTGGAACAGGCGGGCGCGCAACTGTGGGGACCGGCGCCCGCGCCCATCGCGCGGATCCGGGGTCGCAATCGGATGCGGATGCTGGTCCACGCCCCCCGCCAGGCCCCGGTCCAGGCCGCCATCGCCGCCTGGCTGGCGCCGCACAGGCCGCCGACGAATTTGCGGCTGGCGGTGGATATTGATCCGCAGAGCTTCCTCTGA